CTTCCATATGCCGTTCTCATCAACTTTGCCCCTTTCGCTTTCCAAGTTTGGAATTCTTTTGGTTGGGTTTATGCCGAGAAGCTCCACTTCCGGGTCATACTTCCTGAGTTCCTCCGCTATCGCCTTAACTCTTTCCTCTGTCCGGTAGAAGAGGTTTATCTCAAGTTTTGCATTGAGAGCCTTTGCAAGCTCTATCGTCTCTTTTGGAACCAGTGCTGCCACGTTTCCATTTACCGAAATTACCGGATGCTTAGCCAATAGAAGTTTCGCAACAGCGGCTTTCATAGCTTTCTCCGCCGGTTCAATTGTGGTTTCCCCGATAAGGTAATCAAAAGCTTCTCCCCTTCCATGGGCAATTAACCCTGCTGTAGCTAAAATGCCCTTTTCAAGGGCTTCCTCCAGTTTATGCCTGTAATAAAGGCTCCAATATCTGGGATGAGACTTTGGGACAAAAAATTTTGCCATTTTTATCACCGAAGGGGTATAAGAGAGAGAAAATAAAAGTCTTTTCTTACCTCTTCAGGTGTCTCCAGAGGAGTGAAGCCATAGTGAAGAGCAGGATTATTGAGGGGCCGCAGATACCTTTGCTCTCTTCACTTGTGGTCGCAGAGCTCGTTGTTGAGGGAGTGGCTGTTGGAGAGGTAATTTCAGAAGAAGATGTTTCTTTTTTAGTTGTGGTTGAAGGGGTAGAAGTGGTCTGTGGTGGGGAAGGGCTTTGGGCTGTTGTTTGCGTTGTGCTTGTTGTAGATATTGAAGGGCTCGTTTCTACGGAAGTTTTGGTGGTGGTCTCAACCTCACTCTTCTCTTTTCCGAATTTGAAGAACCATGCGTCGCCGTTTTTTGGGGAGTTTAACCTTCCGCTGACCGTCTTTACGAGGACTTTGTAGTCGGAAGATTCCAAGGTTATCTTCTTGGGTTCGGGTGAATATTCCCCTTCCGGTATGTCTAGGGGGCCATATAGGGTTTCCCATGTAACTTTTGAAACATTAGGAACGATGAATCTCTTAGAGAAATCCTCAGTGTAACCGGCTGCGTATATGACGCCATCTTTTAGAATCCCTTTGGCAACTATATCCTCTTTTCCTCCTTGGATTATTCCAAACCATTGCAGCTCTCCCGTTTCATCAAATTTTGAGATTATTCCATCGCGGTTGCCAGAGGTAAAGTTGCCTGTGTAACCTAAGAGAACTATTTCGGAATTGTTGAACATTATGGAAACGAAATTGTCTCCATACCCTATTCCAAAGTGCTTTTTCCATATGGTATCTCCATTTTGTGAAATCCTCAGTAGGAAGGCATTCCCAAACCCTATGTCATCCTTTGTGCTTCCGGCTACATAAACGTCGTTTTTGAACTCAATTGCCTCCACATCTTTCAATGGATACGCCTTAGCCCACCTTAGCCTTCCGATTAAATCAAAGGCACACACAAAAATACCCTTATCATAAGTTCCGGCAACGTAGATGAGGGACTGGGTGGCTTTCACTGCAGTTGCTTTGGCGTTTTCATTTCCGAATTCCACTACCCAGTTTACTTTTCCCTCAAGAGACAATTCCGCTAAGAATGCCCTTTGGATACTCCCCGTCGGGCTCGTATAGCCGACTATGTAAATTCTGTCATTTGCTATATCCATTGCTTCAGCACCATCATTAAAGCTCCCACCAAAGGTTTTGAAATAGACAAGTTCTCCATTTACGTTGAGTACTCCCACAAATGCATCGGCATCCTGAAAGTTTATGGAACCTATCTGCCCCACCAAATATGTCTTGTCTCCGTAGAGGGTTGCATCCCTAATGAAGATTGGTTTGGAGGAGTAGATGAGCTTTTGAAATTCCAGACCTCCCTTATCATCGACTTTAACAATAAATCCTCCTCTCAGATCTTCAAAACTTTTGGTAGAGCCCACCAAAATGGAGTATCCCTCTCCCGGGAGGTAGGCTACACCACTATCTATCTCATCGCCGCCCCATGTAAGGTATTCCAGCTCTTGGGCATATGCAAAGGGCAGCAAAAACAATAGCATAAACACCACTAACCTTTCCATGAGATTCACCGAAAAATATGTTTAATTCCCCCTAAATAAGGTTTACCACTGCCTTCTTCTGTCCCCCAAGAAGACTTTCATAAAACCTGAGAATTCCTCTCCCCTAAAGTCCTTGTAGAGCTTTTGAGTTTCTTCCTCGCTCAGCCACTCCATGTCATCGGGAATGCCCTCAAAGAAATCGTAGTAAATCTCGTTACCTTTCCTCGCCACGTTTATGGTGTAAATTTTCTTCTTAAGCTCTTGGGCGATTTGTATTTCCCTGCTAACGAGAGATGTAAACTTTCCCACTATGCCGACTGCCACGAATATTTCGGCGTCTTTTATCATGTGGTGTGTAGGCTTTAGCCCGTAATCTGAAGGAAGTATAATGTTGTTCGAATTGAGCCTTTCCTCAATAATCCTCAGCAGTGCCCTTTCGGTTTGGGTATGATAAATAATGGTGGGCTCACTCACATATATCAAAGCACCGTACTTTTTCTTCTTTTTGAAAAATTTGAACATCTTCCACACCTCAGGTGGGGATAAAACGTCGTCACCACTCGGCTGGGATGACACTCATCATCGGTTATCCTTATTCTTGAGTTTTGGTGTGGTCTTAAAAACTCTTCCCTTTATGAATTTAATATGGCAAAACTTTTTATTTCAATTTGGCAACCTTGTCTTAGACTGGGGGTGAGAGAATGAAATTCTGTCCAAAATGCGGGAGCATAATGCTGCCAGATAAGAAGAAGGGAGTCTTTGTGTGCAGAAAATGCGGATATGAGGAACCTCTTGATCCGGAGACGGCAAACAGATACAAAATAACCCAAAAGGTCAGGCATGAGAGAGAAGACGTCCCCGTTATTGAGCAGGACATAGCTACACTCCCAAAAGTAAAGATAACCTGTCCAAAGTGTGGCAACGATGAAGCCTACTGGTGGGAAATGCAGACAAGGGCTGGAGATGAACCTTCAACGATCTTCTACCGCTGTACAAAGTGCGGCCACACGTGGAGAAGCTACGAATAACGGTGAAATTCATGGAGGGACTTGAAATAGAAGTGCTTAAACGTCTTGTAGAAAAAGCTTTAAAGGAGTTAGATGAAGCATATAGAAGGATACCCGATGTGAACAATGGAAAAACTTATTTATGGAGGGGCAGAGAAAGGATAAGGTTGATGGCTAAAATTCTCAACGATACGGAGGGATAAAGATGCCGTTCGAGATAGTTTTTGATGGGGCAAAGGATTTTGCAAGCTTGATTGACACAGCAAGCAATTTAATCGATGAGGCGGCCTTCAAAGTTACGGAGGAAGGCATATCGATGAGAGCAATGGATCCAAGCAGGGTTGTTTTGATTGACCTCAACCTCCCCGCTGGAATCTTCAGCAAATACGAAGTCGAAGGAGAAGAAACAATCGGCGTTAACATGGACCACTTTAAGAAAATCCTCAAGAGAGGAAAGGGCAAAGACATCCTTGTCCTTAGAAAGGGAGAAGAGAACTTCCTTGAGGTAATCCTTGAGGGAACTGCAAAGAGAACATTCAGACTTCCCCTCATTGAAGTTGAGGAACTTGAGCTTGAGCTCCCCGAATTGCCCTTCACGGTAAAGGCAGTCGTTCTCGGTGAGGTTCTTAAGGAGGCAATTAAAGATGCATCTCTCGTTAGTGACTCCATAAAGTTTATTGCCAAGGGAAATGAGTTCATTATGAGGGCCGAGGGGGAGACTCAAGAGGTCGAGATAAGGCTCACGCTTGAGGACGAAGGCTTGCTTGACCTTGAGGTTGAAGAGGAAACCAAGAGCGCCTACGGCGTGAGCTACCTCGCGGACATGGTAAAGGGAATAGGGAAGGCTGATGAGGTAGTCCTCAGGTTTGGAAACGAGATGCCCCTCCAGATGGACTATCCCATTAGGGATGAAGGAAGGCTAACGTTCTTACTTGCTCCAAGGGTTGAGGAGTGACCTCTCCCATACTATTTTTTAGGTGGTTAAATTGGATCTCGCAAAGCTCAGGGAACTTCTTGAGATGGAGTTATCTTCAAATGAATTAACTTCCTTAGATGAGGAGTTTTACAAGGAGTTCGACAGCCTTGTAAAGGCATTGAAGCTTAGGGCAGAGTCTTCCAAGGAGAGGGGAGAAGAAATCGAGGAAAGACTGTACCTTGCAGAGATGAACGTTGCAGAAAAGCTAATCAAGGAGATACTTCGGGCAAGGCTTCATAAAATAGTGGACATGGTCTTTGAAGGAAGACCACAAAACCTTGTCGGTGAAGAAAGGAGAATCTTTTCCCTTCTTTTGGCGTTTGTGAACAGGGAGCATATTCCCATGGAAGGTTTTGAGATGGTTGAGGAGGAAACAGAAGAAGAAATCCCAGAGAGCGGAAAACAAATTTGGGAGGCTTACCTTATTCTCGAAGATATCCCCAAGGTCATGGACGAACGCCTGAGGGAGTACGGGCCTTTCAAGGCGGGGGATCTGGTTACTCTTCCAAGAACCCTCGGGCATGTTTTAGTTCAGAGGGAAGTTGCTAGAAGGGTGAGCATTTCCCCTTAGGTGGTTCTAATGTTTAGTGTGTGCATGAGAGACTGCTATGACACGTGTGCAATTATAAGCGAGCTCAAAAACGGAAAGCTTTTTGTTAGGGGGAATCCGGATC
The Thermococcus sp. 2319x1 DNA segment above includes these coding regions:
- a CDS encoding DNA polymerase sliding clamp, translated to MPFEIVFDGAKDFASLIDTASNLIDEAAFKVTEEGISMRAMDPSRVVLIDLNLPAGIFSKYEVEGEETIGVNMDHFKKILKRGKGKDILVLRKGEENFLEVILEGTAKRTFRLPLIEVEELELELPELPFTVKAVVLGEVLKEAIKDASLVSDSIKFIAKGNEFIMRAEGETQEVEIRLTLEDEGLLDLEVEEETKSAYGVSYLADMVKGIGKADEVVLRFGNEMPLQMDYPIRDEGRLTFLLAPRVEE
- a CDS encoding 4-phosphopantoate--beta-alanine ligase, whose product is MAKFFVPKSHPRYWSLYYRHKLEEALEKGILATAGLIAHGRGEAFDYLIGETTIEPAEKAMKAAVAKLLLAKHPVISVNGNVAALVPKETIELAKALNAKLEINLFYRTEERVKAIAEELRKYDPEVELLGINPTKRIPNLESERGKVDENGIWKADVVVVPLEDGDRTEALVKMGKFVITVDLNPLSRSARMADITIVDNIVRAYPRMIELAKEMKELPRKELEKIVAEYNNGKILSEVLSYIKSRLEKLAEEGVWRRENL
- a CDS encoding transcription factor S; this translates as MKFCPKCGSIMLPDKKKGVFVCRKCGYEEPLDPETANRYKITQKVRHEREDVPVIEQDIATLPKVKITCPKCGNDEAYWWEMQTRAGDEPSTIFYRCTKCGHTWRSYE